The DNA sequence AAGGACGATCAAGATGGCGTGCCAGTTGAAGCTTTTGAAAGTCAGAAAGATTTTTATAAATCTTTGTAACTTCCTTATCTAATTTCTTTTTCAACTCTTCAACTGCGCCTTGATCATGGCGAACCTGTGCAGAGATTATATCTTCTTGAATAGCTTTTATTTTATATTCAAAGTCTAAGTATGTAGCCAAATTAAATCCTTGTCAATTAGATTTTTTTGAATATAAGAACGCCGTTTGTTCCGCCAAAACCAAATGAGTTACTCATAACAATGTTTAGATCTGCTTTTCTCGCACCTTCAGTAACATAATCCAAGTCACAGTTTTCATCAGGTGTTTCATAGTTGATTGTCGGAGGAATGATACCGTCCCGCATCGCCATCAAACATGTAACAGCCTCTATACCGCCTGCTGCACCGAGACAGTGACCGATCTGTCCTTTGATAGAGCTCATCGGAGGACAGTTTTCTTTTCCGCCCAAAAGATCTTTCAGCGCTGCTGTTTCATTTTTATCATTTACCGGTGTACTGGTTCCATGTGCGTTGACATAATCAAGTTTCGGTTCACCTGCCATTTTATAGGCAGCTTTCATCGCACGGGCAGGACCGTCCAATGATGGTGTTGTAATATGATTCGCATCACCGCTTTCACCAAAACCGATAATTTCACCGTATATTTTTGCACCACGCGCAACTGCATCTTCGTATGTTTCCAAAACAAGAGCCGCAGCCCCCTCTCCCATAACAAAACCGTCACGATTTGCGTCAAAAGGACGAGAGGCATGCTTGGGATCATCATTTCTTGTAGAGAGTGCTTTCATCGCGGCAAATCCGCCGACTCCCACACCTGTTATAGCAGACTCTGCCGAGACAACCAGCATTTTATCGGCTCCGCCGCATATAATGGTTTTTACCGCTTCACTGATTGCATGTGTTCCTGCGGCACAGGCTGTTACACTTGAAAGGTTTGGTCCTTTTGTTCCGTGTTCTATAGAAACGAATCCTCCCAGCATATTTACAAGAGCACCCGGAATAAAAAACGGAGAAATTCTTCTTGGTCCGCGAGTCTCTAAAATAACAGAACTTTTCTCAATGGAAGGGAGTCCGCCGATTCCTGAACCTGCACTGATTCCGAATCGCTCCATATCTGTATCTTCAGGAAGTGCCGCATCTTCCATCGCTTCTTTGGCAGCTTTGAGTCCAAGGTGGATAAATCTGTCTGCTTTTTTTACTTCTTTGGGAGGCATAACCGTAGCAGGATCAAAGTCTTTGACTTCTCCGGCTATTTTTACACTGAATTTTTCAGGGTCAAATATAGTGATGATGTCTATTCCGCATTCACCGTCACATATAGCTTTAAAAGAACTCTCTTTATCGTGACCTACTGAATTTATCATTCCCAGACCTGTAACTACCACTCTTTTCATTGAATATTCTCCATAAAATAATAAAATACTTTTAAAAATCAATACAAAAATTAACTATTAAAAATATTTGCTTTCAAAGAGATGACTAACCTCTTTGAAAAATTAAAA is a window from the Sulfurimonas hydrogeniphila genome containing:
- a CDS encoding beta-ketoacyl-ACP synthase II — protein: MKRVVVTGLGMINSVGHDKESSFKAICDGECGIDIITIFDPEKFSVKIAGEVKDFDPATVMPPKEVKKADRFIHLGLKAAKEAMEDAALPEDTDMERFGISAGSGIGGLPSIEKSSVILETRGPRRISPFFIPGALVNMLGGFVSIEHGTKGPNLSSVTACAAGTHAISEAVKTIICGGADKMLVVSAESAITGVGVGGFAAMKALSTRNDDPKHASRPFDANRDGFVMGEGAAALVLETYEDAVARGAKIYGEIIGFGESGDANHITTPSLDGPARAMKAAYKMAGEPKLDYVNAHGTSTPVNDKNETAALKDLLGGKENCPPMSSIKGQIGHCLGAAGGIEAVTCLMAMRDGIIPPTINYETPDENCDLDYVTEGARKADLNIVMSNSFGFGGTNGVLIFKKI